The proteins below come from a single Geobacillus thermoleovorans genomic window:
- the rimI gene encoding ribosomal protein S18-alanine N-acetyltransferase — protein MGINVQFRPMTIHDIDEVVQVERASFTSPWSRESFYNELMYNRYAKYIVMVYNGRIIGYGGMWLVIDEAHVTNVAVLPQFRGQKLGEALMRRLMDMARQHGAATMTLEVRVSNHVAQSLYRKLGFRNGGIRKRYYPDNFEDALVMWVKLR, from the coding sequence ATGGGGATCAATGTTCAATTTCGGCCAATGACCATTCATGACATTGATGAAGTCGTGCAAGTCGAGCGGGCATCGTTTACTTCGCCTTGGAGCCGTGAATCGTTTTACAACGAGCTCATGTACAACCGCTACGCCAAATATATCGTCATGGTGTACAACGGGCGGATCATCGGGTATGGTGGGATGTGGCTTGTCATCGATGAGGCGCATGTGACGAATGTAGCCGTGTTGCCGCAGTTTCGTGGGCAAAAGCTTGGTGAAGCGCTCATGCGACGCTTGATGGACATGGCTAGGCAGCACGGGGCGGCGACGATGACGCTTGAGGTGCGCGTGTCCAATCATGTTGCCCAGTCGCTGTACCGAAAGCTTGGGTTTCGCAACGGAGGCATTCGCAAACGGTATTATCCGGATAACTTTGAAGACGCGTTAGTCATGTGGGTGAAGCTGAGATGA